The following coding sequences lie in one Caldisericota bacterium genomic window:
- the asnS gene encoding asparagine--tRNA ligase → MYINEAKDYIGKEVTIKGWVYNLRSSGKILFILLRDGTGFIQCVMVKNEVEDETFTMAKALTQETSVIARGTIREDQRSPNGCEVTLKEIEIIQLTRDYSITPKEHGVGFLMEHRHLWLRSKRQWAILRIRHQIEKAFRDFFDNRDFTLVDAPILTPNACEGSTTLFQTDYFGKPAFLSQSGQLYMEAAAMALGKVYCFGPTFRAEKSKTRRHLTEFWMLEPEIAYITFEENMRLQEDMIAYVIRDVLKNRKNELDIIERDTSLLEKIEPPFPKIYYKEALEILKKHGKIVEWGDDFGGEEETILADTFNKPVFVHHFPAGAKAFYMKPDPEEPNTVLAADLLAPEGYGEIIGGSQRIDNYDLMFEKIREDNLSDEDYRWYLDLRKYGSVPHGGFGIGIERTVAWIAKLPHVRETIPFPRLLGKIYP, encoded by the coding sequence AATGAAGCTAAAGATTACATAGGGAAAGAAGTAACCATCAAGGGTTGGGTGTATAATTTGCGGTCAAGCGGCAAAATTTTATTTATTTTATTGAGGGATGGAACAGGGTTTATACAATGTGTGATGGTAAAAAATGAAGTTGAGGACGAAACATTTACCATGGCAAAAGCACTTACTCAAGAAACTTCTGTCATTGCAAGAGGAACGATTCGAGAAGATCAAAGATCTCCTAATGGCTGCGAGGTGACATTAAAAGAAATTGAAATAATACAACTTACCAGAGATTATTCTATAACACCGAAAGAACACGGTGTAGGGTTTTTAATGGAACATCGACACCTGTGGCTCAGGTCAAAGAGACAATGGGCAATTTTGAGGATCAGGCACCAAATTGAAAAAGCGTTTCGAGATTTTTTTGATAATAGAGACTTTACACTTGTGGATGCTCCTATTCTTACGCCAAATGCTTGTGAAGGTTCTACTACGCTATTTCAAACAGATTATTTTGGTAAGCCAGCTTTTCTCTCGCAGAGTGGCCAGCTTTATATGGAGGCAGCAGCGATGGCACTAGGGAAGGTGTATTGCTTTGGGCCTACTTTCCGTGCCGAAAAATCTAAAACTAGGAGACATCTTACGGAATTCTGGATGCTTGAGCCTGAGATTGCTTATATCACATTTGAAGAGAATATGAGGCTTCAAGAAGACATGATTGCATATGTGATAAGAGATGTGCTTAAAAATAGAAAAAATGAACTCGATATTATAGAGAGAGACACTTCCTTACTGGAGAAGATCGAGCCACCCTTTCCAAAAATATATTATAAAGAGGCACTTGAAATTTTGAAAAAGCATGGGAAGATAGTTGAGTGGGGTGATGACTTTGGTGGAGAAGAAGAAACAATACTTGCAGACACATTTAATAAACCTGTATTTGTGCATCATTTTCCTGCTGGCGCAAAGGCTTTTTATATGAAGCCCGATCCCGAGGAGCCAAATACTGTTCTTGCTGCTGATTTATTAGCCCCTGAGGGATATGGCGAAATTATTGGTGGTAGCCAGAGAATAGATAATTATGACTTAATGTTTGAAAAAATTCGAGAAGATAACCTTTCAGATGAAGATTATAGGTGGTATCTCGATCTGCGAAAATATGGATCTGTGCCGCATGGAGGATTTGGCATAGGTATTGAGAGAACTGTTGCCTGGATTGCTAAACTTCCACACGTGCGTGAAACAATACCTTTCCCAAGATTGCTTGGTAAAATATATCCGTGA